In Anthonomus grandis grandis chromosome 6, icAntGran1.3, whole genome shotgun sequence, one DNA window encodes the following:
- the LOC126737773 gene encoding uncharacterized protein LOC126737773, whose product MENNRHFWTEFIEIYQEHSCLWDVRSNDYSNKHKRNASYEILLRKLKEINPTATMELLKKKINNMRTAFRRELKKVQDSKGTGIGTDDLYEPTLWYYDLLLFTSQSESGRKGRAIDEDEVSESNNTINADDNSEYEIRFSSSPPLYSPLNLGSQGPSAEEKTTSTPLSSTTLSCRTIAKYQKRTVSKTINESELKNSV is encoded by the exons ATGGAAAACAATAGGCATTTTTGGACggaatttatagaaatttatcaAGAGCATTCTTGTTTATGGGATGTCAGATCTAATGATTATTCTAACAAACATAAACGTAACGCAAGTTACGAAATtctcttaagaaaattaaaagaaataaacccAACAGCAACGATGGaacttttaaagaagaaaattaataatatgagaACAGCTTTCCGAAGAGAGTTGAAAAAG GTACAAGATTCCAAAGGAACAGGCATAGGAACAGATGATTTATATGAACCGACACTTTGGTACTATGATTTGCTACTGTTTACATCACAATCAGAAAGCGGCAGAAAAGGAAGAGCGATTGACGAAGATGAAGTATCGGAAAGTAATAACACA ataaatgcTGATGATAATAGTGAATATGAAATACGATTTTCATCATCGCCGCCTTTATACTCTCCTCTTAATTTGGGAAGTCAAGGACCTTCGGCAGAGGAGAAGACTACCTCAACACCACTATCTAGTACAACTTTATCCTGCAGAACCATTGCCAAATATCAAAAGAGAACAGTTTCTAAGACGATTAATGAAAGTGAACTAAAAAACAGCGTTTGA